The following are encoded in a window of Microbacterium sp. LWO13-1.2 genomic DNA:
- the mnhG gene encoding monovalent cation/H(+) antiporter subunit G, translating to MNVFGLEIPDAIVDVTVLVLILIGALLCLSAAVGLLHFRDVPSRLHAATKPQVLGLVLICAAVALSQRSIGGILIGLVLVAPIVLMQFATAPLSAHMVGRQAYRNGTIEQRNLVVDELAESKRTPPAAG from the coding sequence ATGAACGTCTTCGGTCTCGAGATCCCCGACGCCATCGTCGACGTGACGGTGCTCGTCCTCATCCTCATCGGAGCACTGCTCTGCCTGTCTGCCGCTGTGGGTCTGCTGCATTTCCGCGACGTGCCGTCGCGCCTGCACGCCGCGACCAAACCGCAGGTGCTCGGGCTCGTGCTGATCTGCGCGGCGGTCGCGCTGTCGCAGCGCAGCATCGGCGGCATCCTGATCGGGCTCGTGCTCGTCGCCCCCATTGTGCTCATGCAGTTCGCCACCGCCCCGCTCTCCGCCCATATGGTCGGTCGGCAGGCCTATCGCAACGGCACCATCGAGCAGCGAAACCTCGTGGTCGACGAGCTCGCCGAGTCGAAGCGCACCCCGCCCGCCGCGGGGTAG
- a CDS encoding Na+/H+ antiporter subunit E, with translation MTPDNRRSVLHGIRAQLPFLAWLVVLWMLLWAQFTVLSFVSGLVVAIFVTRVFRLPTVELSGRINFWYAALFVVQFLFAVVQGALSVTVQVFDFRRQPGAAIIAVPLRYADDLMMAHVAVVSSLIPGSLVVEADRDRRILYLHVIGVRSHDDVEKQRAGVLRWEQRIVRALGDPAQYRALKADERTGGVR, from the coding sequence ATGACTCCGGACAACCGTCGCAGCGTTCTGCACGGCATCCGTGCGCAGCTTCCGTTCCTGGCCTGGCTGGTCGTGCTCTGGATGCTCCTGTGGGCGCAGTTCACCGTGCTCTCCTTCGTCAGCGGGCTGGTCGTCGCGATCTTCGTCACCCGAGTCTTCCGGCTGCCGACCGTCGAGCTGTCAGGGCGGATCAACTTCTGGTACGCCGCACTGTTCGTCGTCCAGTTCCTGTTCGCCGTCGTGCAGGGCGCACTCAGCGTCACGGTGCAGGTGTTCGACTTCCGCCGTCAGCCGGGGGCCGCGATCATCGCCGTCCCGCTGCGATACGCCGACGACCTGATGATGGCGCACGTCGCGGTCGTCTCGTCGCTGATCCCCGGGTCGCTCGTGGTGGAGGCCGATCGCGATCGCCGCATCCTGTACCTGCATGTGATCGGTGTCCGCAGTCACGATGACGTGGAGAAGCAGCGCGCCGGCGTGCTGCGCTGGGAGCAGCGGATCGTCCGGGCGCTCGGCGACCCGGCGCAGTACCGTGCACTCAAAGCCGACGAGCGAACGGGAGGCGTCCGATGA
- a CDS encoding Gfo/Idh/MocA family oxidoreductase, with protein sequence MFPTTFPEPRLFSPGVDTPGLRWGLLAPGWIADLFVSAAHAHTDQRFVAVASRSAERASAFASKHGITRSYDSYEQLVDDPDVDVVYIAAPQSEHLALGQLAIAAGKHTLIEKPIATTPDEARILVAAARSAGVLLMEALWSRYLPQAAVVRALLDDGVLGEIRGVAADHGQAIPDYPRHRLHRRDLGGGALLDLGIYPVQLDSMVLGAPTSVTAIGGLLDTGVDAYSTLVLGHGGMVQSTLTTTLLVRTPSTAVIAGTEARIEMDGSFYMPTSFRVVGNDEHGSLVWNDPTGVTSMAGLSWEASALARFVGEGRTESPVHTLDETISILETLDEARRQLDAAG encoded by the coding sequence ATGTTTCCGACGACATTCCCCGAGCCCCGCCTGTTCAGCCCGGGCGTAGACACGCCGGGCCTGCGCTGGGGCCTTCTGGCTCCGGGGTGGATTGCGGATCTGTTCGTGTCTGCCGCCCATGCGCACACCGACCAGCGATTCGTCGCAGTGGCATCCCGTTCGGCCGAGCGTGCCAGCGCTTTCGCCAGCAAGCACGGGATTACGCGCTCCTACGATTCATACGAGCAACTCGTCGATGATCCCGATGTCGACGTCGTGTACATCGCCGCCCCGCAGAGCGAGCATCTCGCCCTGGGACAACTGGCGATCGCCGCGGGCAAGCACACCCTGATCGAGAAGCCGATCGCGACCACCCCCGATGAGGCTCGAATTCTCGTCGCAGCTGCACGCAGCGCCGGTGTTCTGCTGATGGAGGCACTGTGGAGCCGGTACCTCCCGCAGGCCGCTGTGGTTCGCGCGCTCCTCGATGACGGCGTCCTCGGGGAGATCCGCGGGGTGGCCGCCGATCACGGTCAGGCGATTCCCGACTACCCGCGGCATCGGCTTCATCGGCGCGATCTCGGCGGCGGAGCACTCCTCGATCTGGGCATTTACCCGGTCCAGCTGGATTCGATGGTGTTGGGAGCACCTACCTCGGTCACAGCGATCGGTGGACTCCTGGACACCGGAGTCGACGCGTACTCGACACTCGTCCTCGGACACGGAGGAATGGTGCAGTCGACTCTCACGACCACCCTGCTGGTACGTACTCCGTCGACCGCGGTGATCGCAGGAACCGAGGCGAGGATCGAGATGGACGGATCCTTCTACATGCCGACGAGTTTCCGCGTCGTGGGCAACGATGAGCACGGATCACTCGTGTGGAACGACCCGACCGGAGTGACATCGATGGCCGGGTTGTCGTGGGAGGCGTCGGCACTGGCCCGCTTCGTGGGTGAGGGGCGAACCGAATCGCCGGTGCACACCCTCGATGAGACGATCTCGATCCTCGAGACGCTCGACGAAGCGCGCCGTCAACTCGACGCAGCCGGCTGA
- a CDS encoding Na+/H+ antiporter subunit A, whose translation MLMLLAAFLLGSLLMPVLVRWLGARAFAIAALVPAAAFVQALVVTPQVLDPQATPFETVPWIPQLGLELSMHMDVLGWVLTLIVTGVGALVLLYCRWYFHDDATGLGQFAGVLLGFAGAMYGLVLTDDLVMLVMFWEVTSILSYLLIGHYRRRAASRRAALQALLVTTLGGLIMFVGVVLLVVDAGTTSITEILALAPTGPVVDAAIVMLLIGAISKSALFPFHFWLPGAMAAPTPVSAYLHAAAMVKAGIYLIARFAPIFAFTGPWRPIVISLGVLTMLLGGIQALRETDLKRILAFGTVSQLGLLAIVVGYGSKATALAGLALVIGHALFKSALFLIVGVIDRQLSTRDIDELSGVGRQAPVMATAAFISIASMVGIAPTVGFVAKESTLTALLDAAVAGEPWGLVAIIGVVLGSMLTAAYGARFLWGAFWTKRDERGDRVPETAWPDPPVGFLSAPIVLAAATIAAGIGAPVLDVALRGYAITAEAPLSRESDPGHLALWHGFEPALGISILSILLGIGVFVFTRRSGWDRKARVLPFTAADAYYLVMRGVDRLSVLSTTFTQRGSLPVYVGTIFVVFVAAEATALIASDVDRFQLSAWHTPAQLVVAPIMAVAGVFAVRAQKRYTGVVLVSVTGLGMVALFATSGAPDLALTQILVETVTMVTFALVLRRLPARMGEHNASVGRIPRALLGVGVGVTMALVAVVATQSRIADPISLAFPELAYDLGHGKNVVNVALVDLRGWDTMGELSVLVLAATGVASLVFVTHRADLLAATKTLPKSSRRGARHRPLVETTRGIRIQTSENRSSPRAWLVGGPNMKPENRSILLEVIVRILFHTIIVVSIFLLFAGHNLPGGGFAGGLVAGMALVMRYIAGGRWELGAAAPTDAGRLLGAGLILAVGAAVVPLFFGLSPLTSSFWEWEIPVLGHMEFVTSTIFDIGVYLVVIGLVLDVLRSLGAEVDRQAQDMRARGVNI comes from the coding sequence ATGCTGATGCTCCTCGCCGCGTTCCTCCTCGGATCGCTGCTCATGCCCGTTCTCGTCCGCTGGCTCGGCGCCCGCGCGTTCGCGATCGCCGCACTCGTGCCTGCCGCAGCCTTCGTTCAGGCCCTCGTGGTCACCCCGCAGGTGCTCGATCCGCAGGCCACGCCGTTCGAGACAGTGCCGTGGATCCCCCAGCTGGGACTCGAGCTCTCGATGCACATGGACGTTCTGGGTTGGGTGCTCACCCTGATCGTCACCGGCGTCGGCGCCCTCGTACTGCTCTACTGCCGCTGGTACTTCCACGACGACGCCACCGGCCTCGGTCAGTTCGCCGGCGTGCTCCTCGGCTTCGCCGGGGCGATGTACGGTCTCGTGCTCACCGACGACCTGGTCATGCTCGTGATGTTCTGGGAGGTCACGAGCATCCTCTCCTACCTGCTCATCGGCCACTATCGGCGACGTGCAGCCAGCCGTCGTGCCGCCCTACAGGCGCTGCTGGTGACGACGCTCGGCGGGCTCATCATGTTCGTCGGCGTGGTTCTGCTGGTGGTGGATGCCGGAACGACGAGCATCACCGAGATCCTCGCGCTCGCGCCGACCGGCCCGGTGGTGGATGCCGCGATCGTGATGCTTCTCATCGGAGCGATCAGCAAGTCGGCGCTGTTCCCGTTCCACTTCTGGCTGCCGGGGGCCATGGCAGCGCCCACCCCGGTGAGCGCGTATCTGCACGCGGCCGCGATGGTCAAGGCCGGCATCTACCTCATCGCCCGATTCGCGCCGATCTTCGCCTTCACCGGTCCCTGGCGACCGATCGTCATCTCCCTCGGCGTGCTGACGATGCTGCTCGGCGGCATCCAGGCGCTCCGCGAGACCGACCTCAAACGCATCCTCGCCTTCGGGACCGTCAGTCAGCTCGGTCTGCTGGCGATCGTGGTCGGCTACGGCAGCAAGGCCACGGCCCTCGCCGGCCTCGCACTCGTGATCGGGCACGCGTTGTTCAAGTCGGCGTTGTTCCTCATCGTCGGAGTCATCGACCGTCAGCTGTCGACGCGCGACATCGACGAACTCTCCGGAGTCGGGCGGCAGGCACCGGTCATGGCGACGGCGGCATTCATCTCCATCGCCTCGATGGTCGGAATCGCCCCGACCGTGGGTTTCGTGGCCAAGGAGTCCACGCTCACCGCCCTGCTCGATGCCGCTGTCGCCGGCGAACCGTGGGGCCTGGTCGCCATCATCGGCGTCGTTCTCGGATCCATGCTCACTGCGGCATATGGCGCCAGGTTCCTGTGGGGCGCTTTCTGGACCAAGCGCGACGAGCGCGGCGACCGGGTGCCGGAGACAGCCTGGCCCGATCCGCCGGTCGGCTTCCTCTCCGCCCCGATCGTGCTGGCCGCAGCGACGATCGCCGCGGGGATCGGCGCCCCCGTGCTCGACGTCGCCCTCCGTGGCTACGCGATCACCGCCGAAGCCCCGCTCTCCCGGGAATCCGACCCGGGTCATCTCGCGCTCTGGCACGGGTTCGAACCGGCGCTGGGCATCTCGATCCTCTCCATCCTGCTCGGCATCGGCGTCTTCGTGTTCACGCGGCGCAGCGGCTGGGATCGCAAGGCTCGAGTGCTGCCTTTCACCGCCGCCGACGCCTACTACCTCGTCATGCGCGGGGTGGATCGACTCTCGGTGCTCAGCACCACGTTCACGCAGCGCGGTTCACTGCCGGTGTACGTCGGAACGATCTTCGTGGTCTTCGTCGCGGCGGAGGCGACAGCGCTCATCGCCAGCGACGTCGATCGCTTCCAGCTGTCGGCGTGGCACACTCCGGCGCAACTGGTCGTCGCGCCGATCATGGCCGTCGCCGGCGTCTTCGCCGTGCGCGCACAGAAGCGCTACACCGGCGTGGTGCTCGTCTCGGTGACCGGACTCGGCATGGTCGCGCTGTTCGCGACGAGTGGTGCCCCCGATCTCGCCCTCACTCAGATCCTCGTCGAGACGGTCACCATGGTGACGTTCGCCCTGGTTCTGCGGCGGCTGCCCGCTCGGATGGGCGAGCACAATGCGTCCGTCGGGCGCATCCCGCGCGCCCTCCTCGGCGTCGGCGTCGGAGTGACGATGGCGCTGGTCGCGGTCGTCGCCACCCAGTCCCGCATCGCCGACCCGATCTCGCTCGCCTTCCCCGAACTCGCCTACGACCTCGGCCATGGCAAGAACGTGGTCAACGTCGCGCTCGTCGACCTGCGCGGCTGGGACACCATGGGCGAGCTGTCGGTGCTCGTGCTGGCGGCGACCGGTGTTGCCTCTCTCGTGTTCGTCACGCACCGGGCCGATCTGCTCGCGGCGACCAAGACGCTGCCCAAGAGCAGTCGCCGAGGAGCACGCCATCGGCCACTGGTCGAGACGACCAGAGGCATCCGCATCCAGACGTCGGAGAACCGCAGCAGCCCCAGGGCGTGGCTGGTCGGCGGGCCGAACATGAAGCCCGAGAACCGGTCGATCCTGCTCGAGGTGATCGTCCGCATCCTCTTCCACACCATCATCGTGGTGTCGATCTTCCTGCTCTTCGCCGGCCACAATCTGCCGGGCGGCGGCTTCGCCGGCGGGCTCGTCGCCGGGATGGCGCTCGTGATGCGCTACATCGCGGGTGGCCGCTGGGAGTTGGGTGCGGCTGCCCCCACTGACGCCGGTCGCCTCCTCGGAGCCGGCCTCATTCTCGCCGTCGGGGCCGCGGTCGTGCCGCTGTTCTTCGGCCTGTCGCCGCTCACGAGTTCGTTCTGGGAGTGGGAGATCCCGGTGCTGGGCCATATGGAGTTCGTCACCTCGACGATCTTCGACATCGGCGTCTATCTCGTCGTGATCGGACTGGTGCTCGACGTACTCCGCAGCCTTGGCGCCGAGGTCGACCGGCAGGCGCAGGACATGCGTGCGCGGGGGGTGAACATCTGA
- a CDS encoding Na+/H+ antiporter subunit D: MSALVPLLVALPLLGAAITLVFGRNARLQVIVTVATLAAVSVIATILLIAVDGGSALAVSVGGWPVPFGIVLYVDRLSALLVLVSSIVLLAVLLFSIGQGVADGADETPISIFNPSYLILAAGVFDAFIAGDLFNLYVGFEILLVASYVLITLGSTESRIRAGAVYIVVSLVSSILFLAAIAMIYGALGTVNMAQIAERMAELPQETQLVLHVILVIAFGIKAAVFPVSFWLPDSYPTAPAPVTAVFAGLLTKVGVYALIRTETQLFAENSIDTVLLIVALATMIVGVLGAVAQAELKRILSFTLVSHVGYMIFGLAIATPAAIGATVYYIVHHIVVQTTLFLAVGLIERRAGSTSILRVKGLLKVAPVIALLYFVPAINLGGLPPFSGFIGKFALFEAAASVGTPLMIVLIFGGILTSLLTLYALMRAWNLAFWREEEDSTETEGRISHLGNAPAADEQQERRRIPAIMTVATAGMVAVTVSLSIFAGPLYALCDRIGAALLEPISLVQLEDEVGS; encoded by the coding sequence ATGAGCGCGCTCGTCCCTCTTCTCGTCGCCCTTCCCCTGCTCGGCGCCGCGATCACCCTCGTGTTCGGGCGGAACGCACGCCTGCAGGTCATCGTCACGGTGGCCACCCTCGCCGCCGTCTCGGTGATCGCCACGATCCTGCTGATCGCCGTCGACGGCGGCTCGGCACTGGCCGTCTCGGTCGGCGGCTGGCCGGTGCCGTTCGGCATCGTGCTCTACGTCGACCGGCTCTCGGCCCTGCTGGTTCTGGTCTCCAGCATCGTGCTGCTCGCGGTGCTGCTGTTCTCGATCGGCCAGGGCGTCGCGGACGGCGCAGACGAGACGCCGATCTCGATCTTCAACCCGTCGTACCTCATCCTCGCGGCCGGAGTGTTCGACGCCTTCATCGCCGGTGACCTCTTCAATCTCTACGTCGGATTCGAGATCCTGCTCGTCGCCTCGTACGTGCTGATCACTCTCGGCAGCACCGAATCCCGCATCCGCGCCGGCGCCGTCTACATCGTCGTCTCCCTGGTGTCGTCGATCCTCTTCCTCGCCGCGATCGCGATGATCTACGGCGCGCTCGGCACCGTGAACATGGCGCAGATCGCCGAACGGATGGCCGAGCTGCCGCAGGAGACCCAGCTCGTGCTGCACGTCATCCTCGTGATCGCGTTCGGCATCAAGGCGGCCGTCTTCCCGGTGTCGTTCTGGTTGCCGGACTCCTACCCGACCGCTCCCGCCCCGGTCACCGCGGTCTTCGCCGGATTGCTGACGAAGGTCGGCGTCTATGCGCTGATCCGCACCGAGACCCAGCTGTTCGCCGAGAACAGCATCGATACCGTCCTGCTCATCGTGGCTCTGGCGACGATGATCGTCGGGGTGCTCGGCGCTGTCGCGCAGGCCGAGCTGAAGAGGATCCTCTCGTTCACGCTCGTCAGCCACGTCGGCTACATGATCTTCGGTCTGGCGATCGCGACCCCCGCGGCCATCGGCGCGACGGTGTACTACATCGTCCACCACATCGTGGTGCAGACGACCCTGTTCCTCGCCGTCGGACTCATCGAGCGTCGGGCGGGCAGTACCTCGATCCTGCGGGTGAAAGGCCTGCTGAAGGTCGCACCGGTCATCGCCCTGCTCTACTTCGTTCCGGCCATCAACCTCGGGGGCCTCCCGCCGTTCTCCGGTTTCATCGGCAAGTTCGCGCTGTTCGAGGCAGCGGCATCCGTCGGCACCCCCCTGATGATCGTGCTCATCTTCGGCGGCATCCTCACCTCCCTGCTGACGCTGTACGCGCTGATGCGCGCGTGGAACCTGGCGTTCTGGCGCGAGGAAGAGGACTCCACCGAGACCGAGGGACGCATCTCGCACCTCGGCAATGCACCGGCGGCCGACGAGCAGCAGGAGCGGCGCCGCATCCCCGCGATCATGACCGTCGCGACGGCCGGCATGGTCGCCGTCACCGTATCGCTGTCGATCTTCGCCGGGCCTCTCTATGCGCTCTGCGACCGGATCGGCGCCGCGCTTCTCGAACCGATCAGCCTCGTGCAGCTCGAAGACGAGGTGGGGTCATGA
- a CDS encoding response regulator transcription factor, with translation MTSAASPRVLLADDHGAIREALRIMLEAHGLTVVGEAADGDVAVRNAAALRPDVVLMDLRMPGRDGVSATREIVERGLGEVLVLTSFDEDELVFGAIRAGAAGFLLKTADAQTLVQAVRTVAAGEGVLDSRVTRRALAAISNSPSATDVDATSEGVTRADLTAREEEVLDGILRGWSNAQLSHRLGISVPTVKTHVSNVLAKLGARSRSHAAALARQRDR, from the coding sequence ATGACATCCGCCGCATCGCCGCGCGTGCTTCTCGCCGACGACCACGGCGCCATCCGGGAGGCGTTGCGCATCATGCTCGAAGCGCACGGACTGACCGTGGTCGGCGAAGCGGCCGACGGCGATGTCGCCGTGCGCAATGCCGCCGCGCTGCGCCCGGACGTCGTGCTGATGGACCTGCGGATGCCGGGGCGCGATGGTGTCTCTGCAACCAGGGAGATCGTCGAGCGCGGCCTCGGCGAGGTGCTCGTGCTCACCAGCTTCGATGAGGACGAGCTCGTGTTCGGCGCGATCCGGGCCGGCGCCGCGGGATTCCTGCTCAAGACGGCGGATGCCCAGACCCTCGTTCAGGCGGTGCGGACCGTGGCCGCAGGTGAGGGCGTGCTGGACTCTCGCGTGACCCGGCGTGCGCTCGCCGCCATATCGAACTCGCCCTCCGCGACCGACGTCGACGCGACGAGCGAAGGCGTGACCCGTGCCGACCTCACGGCCAGGGAGGAGGAGGTTCTCGACGGGATCCTGCGAGGCTGGTCGAACGCCCAGCTCTCGCATCGCCTGGGGATCTCGGTGCCGACGGTCAAGACGCACGTGTCGAACGTGCTCGCCAAGCTCGGTGCCAGGAGTCGCTCGCATGCGGCGGCCCTGGCTCGTCAGCGCGATCGCTGA
- a CDS encoding TetR/AcrR family transcriptional regulator, whose amino-acid sequence MAEQSQPARRGPYAKTTPRKAEIVAAATATFAAHGYQSGSLRQIAKQLELSLGAVMHHFPTKVSLLAAVLEQEDASDPDVAKRSRADGFIPTILEMVARNKRRQELVRMFSIVSSEATNSDHEAHAWLVRRYTRVTAMYADLIDYDRELGRLADGRDSEVLAAVVIGGWEGIQVRWLADGSDPVEMMRVFLVDLLHPLSP is encoded by the coding sequence ATGGCGGAGCAGTCCCAGCCCGCACGGCGCGGCCCCTACGCGAAGACCACTCCGCGCAAGGCGGAGATCGTCGCCGCCGCCACCGCGACATTCGCTGCCCACGGGTATCAGAGCGGATCTCTCCGACAGATCGCCAAGCAACTCGAGCTGAGTCTGGGCGCAGTGATGCACCACTTTCCGACCAAGGTGTCCCTCCTGGCCGCCGTCCTCGAGCAGGAGGACGCGTCCGACCCCGACGTGGCCAAGCGGTCGCGAGCAGACGGTTTTATCCCAACGATTCTCGAGATGGTCGCGCGCAACAAGCGCCGACAGGAGTTGGTCCGGATGTTCTCGATCGTCAGCTCGGAGGCCACCAATTCCGACCATGAGGCGCACGCGTGGCTGGTGCGCCGGTACACGCGCGTCACCGCGATGTACGCCGATCTCATCGACTACGACCGCGAGCTCGGACGCCTCGCGGACGGTCGCGATTCCGAGGTGCTCGCCGCTGTCGTGATCGGCGGATGGGAAGGCATTCAGGTTCGATGGCTGGCCGACGGCAGCGATCCCGTCGAGATGATGCGCGTGTTCCTGGTCGACCTGCTGCACCCCCTCTCCCCCTGA
- a CDS encoding LacI family DNA-binding transcriptional regulator encodes MSSLDSPRRATIADVARKAGVATSTASVVFSGKAKVAPSTKERVLAAAAELGYAGPDPRAASLRRGRSGIVGVVLEGHLRTAFLDPVTTAMMDGLTDGLAELSAGILLMRDEPGEGGSSALSSAPVDAVVLIGCSGRTRDSLEVVRSRGLPVVVIEGDAGEGIPRITLDNTTAAADVARHVRELGHENVALVTLPLDSARERGQVTAERLATATVDVTIHRLLGTREVFPNAPAFSAAGSFIDEGLLVGRMLLADPLRRPTAVIAQSDLLAAGVIRAAEELGLSVPGDVSVAGFDGISVDGLGAHTLTTSVQPAVEKGRAAGEQVARMLRGEPALTQNLTCRFRAGTTTAPPSAVR; translated from the coding sequence ATGAGCAGCTTGGACAGCCCGCGCCGCGCAACGATCGCCGATGTCGCGCGTAAAGCGGGAGTGGCGACTTCGACGGCATCGGTCGTCTTCAGCGGCAAGGCCAAGGTCGCCCCATCCACGAAGGAGCGCGTGCTCGCCGCTGCCGCGGAACTCGGCTATGCCGGCCCCGATCCCCGCGCGGCCTCACTGCGGCGCGGGCGCAGCGGAATCGTCGGCGTCGTCCTCGAGGGGCACCTGCGCACGGCCTTTCTCGATCCGGTCACCACGGCGATGATGGACGGCCTCACCGACGGCCTCGCCGAACTCAGCGCGGGCATCCTGCTGATGCGCGACGAGCCGGGTGAGGGCGGCAGCTCGGCGCTGTCGAGCGCCCCCGTCGACGCCGTCGTGCTGATCGGATGCTCCGGCCGCACTCGGGATTCGCTGGAGGTCGTCCGCAGCCGTGGGTTGCCGGTGGTCGTCATCGAGGGGGATGCCGGTGAGGGCATCCCGCGCATCACCCTGGACAACACCACCGCGGCCGCCGATGTCGCCCGGCACGTGCGCGAGCTCGGTCACGAGAATGTCGCCCTGGTCACCCTGCCCCTCGACAGCGCCCGCGAGCGCGGACAGGTCACGGCCGAACGGCTGGCCACTGCCACCGTCGACGTCACGATCCACCGACTCCTCGGCACGCGCGAGGTGTTCCCGAACGCTCCGGCCTTCTCAGCAGCCGGGAGCTTCATCGACGAGGGGCTTCTCGTCGGCCGCATGCTTCTCGCCGATCCGCTGCGCCGCCCGACCGCGGTGATCGCACAGAGCGACCTGCTCGCCGCCGGTGTCATCCGCGCCGCCGAGGAACTCGGGCTGAGCGTGCCCGGCGATGTCAGCGTCGCCGGTTTCGACGGCATCAGCGTCGACGGGCTCGGGGCGCACACGCTCACCACGAGCGTGCAGCCGGCCGTCGAGAAGGGGCGGGCCGCGGGGGAGCAGGTGGCACGGATGCTGCGCGGCGAGCCTGCGCTCACGCAGAATCTCACCTGCCGCTTCCGCGCAGGCACCACCACAGCGCCGCCTTCCGCCGTTCGTTGA
- a CDS encoding MFS transporter: MDTVLTRSQFVRWRAAIFAIFLASGLSIATWASRVPSIKADLGLDNAQVGMILLGMGIASIIGISTSPAVMARTGARRGMLMAMLTFAAGIALIGLGATVFTSVPVVLLGMALFGFGNGCVDVMMNVEATAIEQQMGKTILPVFHAFFSFGTVLGAGAGALAAGSGIDVATHASIMAAAIAIIAVVCFFQVPAREAALDPEGHEKPAWRQRMHVALEAWREPRTYLLGMVMLGMSFAEGGANDWIALGAEQGHGFDEGTGAIALAVFSVGMTVLRLFGGPLVDRFGRVAVLRVLAVAAASGILLFILGSSLPIVLVGAALWGVGASLGFPLGMSAAADDPAKAAARVSAAATIGYVAFLGGPPVLGVISEHIGLLNTLFILVALVVASGLFSGAARPLRDDEKTSAN, translated from the coding sequence ATGGATACCGTTCTCACTCGTTCGCAGTTCGTGCGCTGGCGCGCCGCCATCTTCGCCATCTTCCTCGCCAGCGGACTGTCGATCGCGACGTGGGCGTCGCGGGTTCCCAGCATCAAGGCGGATCTCGGGCTCGACAACGCGCAGGTCGGCATGATCCTCCTCGGCATGGGCATCGCGTCGATCATCGGCATCTCGACGAGCCCCGCCGTGATGGCGCGCACCGGCGCGCGGCGCGGAATGCTCATGGCGATGCTCACCTTCGCCGCGGGCATCGCCCTCATCGGCCTGGGCGCGACGGTCTTCACCTCGGTCCCCGTCGTGCTCCTCGGCATGGCACTGTTCGGATTCGGCAACGGCTGCGTCGACGTGATGATGAACGTCGAGGCCACGGCGATCGAGCAGCAAATGGGCAAGACGATCCTGCCGGTGTTCCATGCCTTCTTCAGCTTCGGCACGGTTCTCGGCGCCGGGGCTGGCGCTCTCGCGGCCGGATCAGGCATCGATGTCGCAACCCACGCGTCGATCATGGCTGCGGCCATCGCCATCATCGCCGTCGTCTGCTTCTTCCAGGTCCCGGCGCGCGAAGCCGCTCTCGATCCCGAGGGTCACGAGAAGCCGGCGTGGCGCCAGCGGATGCACGTCGCCCTCGAGGCGTGGCGCGAGCCGCGCACCTACCTGCTCGGCATGGTCATGCTCGGCATGTCGTTCGCCGAGGGTGGGGCCAACGACTGGATCGCGCTCGGCGCCGAACAGGGCCACGGCTTCGACGAGGGCACCGGCGCGATCGCGCTGGCGGTGTTCTCGGTCGGCATGACGGTGCTGCGCCTGTTCGGCGGACCGCTCGTCGATCGCTTCGGCCGCGTCGCTGTGCTGCGCGTGCTCGCGGTGGCAGCGGCGTCCGGCATCCTGCTGTTCATCCTCGGCTCCTCCCTGCCGATCGTCCTCGTCGGCGCAGCGCTCTGGGGTGTCGGGGCCTCGCTCGGCTTCCCCCTCGGCATGTCGGCGGCAGCGGATGACCCGGCGAAGGCCGCCGCGCGGGTGAGCGCGGCCGCGACCATCGGCTATGTCGCCTTCCTCGGCGGCCCTCCGGTGCTCGGCGTGATCAGCGAGCACATCGGCCTGCTGAACACCCTGTTCATCCTGGTCGCGCTCGTCGTGGCCTCCGGATTGTTCTCCGGAGCCGCGCGCCCGCTCCGCGACGACGAGAAGACCTCAGCGAACTGA
- a CDS encoding monovalent cation/H+ antiporter complex subunit F — MNIVLTAIMVVFGLAAILTVIRIVRGPSILDRAVASDVLLTEVMCVLGAEMAINGHTRSIPVLLTIAAVGVFGSIAVARFVARRDNTTS; from the coding sequence ATGAACATCGTGCTGACGGCGATCATGGTCGTGTTCGGGCTTGCGGCGATCCTCACCGTGATCCGGATCGTGCGCGGCCCGTCGATTCTCGACCGTGCCGTGGCATCCGACGTGCTGCTCACCGAAGTGATGTGCGTGCTCGGTGCCGAGATGGCGATCAACGGCCACACGCGCTCCATCCCGGTGCTCCTCACCATCGCCGCCGTCGGCGTCTTCGGGTCGATCGCGGTCGCCCGGTTCGTGGCGAGAAGGGATAACACGACCTCATGA